The genomic segment TCTGAAATCTGAAGCCTGTGCAGCACCGCAGCAAGAAGCAAGTCTCCGCTGACAGACAGCGGTGGCTGTGCAGGAGATTTACTGGCTGGGAATCCAACCCGGggctccctcatggaaggcgagaattcttcCAGGGAACCAGCACTGCCCTCAGAGCCGGTTGTCATGGAgtcggccccaactcatggtgaccccacgtgtgagagagcagaactgtgcgtcacagggttttcaacggctgatttctcAGCAGATCAGGAGCCTTCCTTCTAGGacacctgggtggacttgaacctcaagCTTTCTAGCTAGCAGCCGGTgggttaaccatttacaccaccggGGGAATCCTTGGGACCTCCAGGGACACCTAAACCCACCAGGGTAGGACGGGATGGGGCGAACGCCGATCCTTTTCACAAAGAGCTGGCTAGAAGGAGAGGGTCGTGGACTGGCCGCCCCATCCTCCACCCCGGCCTATGAGGAAGATgttgaggaaagaaagaaaggtttGGGCACCTGGGGGGCAGGACCCCGTCTATTTATAATAAGGAGGCCAGCAGGACCCACCCCTGTATACCAGGAAGAACGGGGTGCTGGGGGCTTCCGCTCTCTCCTTAAAACACTGCTGTTTTATTCACCTTGTTAACCAGGAGAGTGTACGCTTATAACTTAAAAAGAGGCCCGTGAATACATAAACCGTCGGTGTAGACCTTATTTTGGAGTCGGCGGTGGACTGGGGAGGCCCTAGAGGTTTGCACTGGGGTTGGGGATGGGGAGGAGGAGCTCGACCCAATCCGATGGAATCCCGAGGCTGCCGCCCTGGGGTGCTAGCAGGACAGGGGAAGGGGCCCGGGGTCCGCGGCCAGGCAGCACCCCGCCCCCGCgaccccgccccggccccgcccctccgCTCCTGGGGCTACCGAGGGGCTTCCACTCGCGACTTCCGGTTTAAAAGTGCCGCGGGGCCTGGGTCTCTGCGGGGGCGTGGCCCGATCAGGCCCCGCCCCGGTCTCCCGCCTcggccccgcccccccgcccccgactCCTCTGTCACTTCCTGATTCCCGCTTCCTGCCTCCCAGAGGCCGGGATCCGGAGCCGTCCGAGGCCGGTGCTGCAACCCACGGCTCCCCCGGTGAGCGCGGTGGGGCCGGGCTGGGGGCACGGGCTGGGGGCTAGGCCGCTGCAGGGCGGAGGGCAGGGGCCCGAGGTGGGGGTCGCGGGGCCGAGGAGTCCTCTCCCGGGCGCCCCACCCTCGGTCCCCGCTCTCCGTGGCCGCCCAGACTCTCCCCTCCTGGGCCGGGATCCCTGGAAAGTGGGCGCCCGGTTCCCCTTAGGCCGGCCCAGGGATGCTCTGCAGATGGGAGCGGCGTCCCGATCCCGCcccgcccgcccccccccccccccgccgggCTCCCTGCGGCCCCGCACTTCCCTGCAGCCGGGACTGGGACTCAGAACTGGGGCCTAGCTCGGCCCACTGTGCAGGCCTGTcctgccccctccctccttcctccccatcACCCGGCCTCCAAATCCCTGGCCAGGAAGGAGCCCGCTCCCGACTGGGATGGTTACAGAAGAGTTAAGCTTCCTCTGGCTTTGGCCCCTGTGCCTCCCACCTCCCCACTCATACCGCAGCCTGGGAGAGGCCAGCAGGCTTCTACAAACCCCCTCGGGACTCTGCAGTGGACAGGGCCAGGGGTTAGTGTGTTTCCCTCCAGATGCCCTCGGTCCGCCCCTGTGACCCCATGCTGTACCTGGGAACACTGAAGCCCAGGCCTCCAGCTGCCTCCTCCCCACTCCCTTCACACCACCCTGGGAGGGCTGCTGGTTGTTGGGACAGGCACACTGATCCAGGCCTCTCCTCCCTGCAGACATGTCCTTCCGCAAAGTGGTTCGGCAGAGCAAGTTCCGGCATGTGTTCGGACAGCCGGTCAAGAATGACCAGTGCTACGAGGACATTCGAGTGTCCCGTGTCACCTGGGACAGCACGTTCTGCGCTGTCAACCCCAGGTTCCTGGCAGTGATTGTGGAGGCCAGCGGCGGGGGTGCTTTTCTGGTGCTGCCGCTGGGCAAGGTGGGCCCCTCGGGAAGTACCTGGGCCACACCCTCTGGACTGTTCCACACACCTCACACCCCCCATCTCACCTGTCCCCATGCCGCACAGCAGGTGTCATAATCAGATTTATTGTTCAGGAGGTGTTAACCTAGAGCAAGTGTTTTATTGCCTCAGTCAGGGTCAGAGGCAACAAGCCCTTCCTGCTCAAGTGGCAGGCTGGTAGGGCACAGTCAATCATGCCCCAGTGACCCTCAAGGGGGCCACCTGTGGGGCAGACCAAGCAGGTCATCCCTACTCCATGGAGGGGAAGACTGAGGCTCTGGGAGGGATGAAGCCTGGGGGTCTTGGGTCCCCCATGACTGTCCCCCCGTGCCTGCAGACGGGTCGCATTGACAAGGCCTACCCAACGGTATGCGGACACACTGGCCCCGTCTTAGACATTGACTGGTGTCCCCACAATGATGAGGTTATCGCCAGCGGCTCAGAGGACTGCACCGTCATGGTGAGGCTCAGGACTGATGGAACGGGCGGCAGGGGTGTGGCAGGGGCAGGCAGAGGCCTCAGCCTGACATCGTCGCCTTCCCCCAGGTCTGGCAGATCCCCGAAAATGGGTTGTCCTCACCGCTGACGGAGCCGGTGGTGGTGCTGGAGGGGCACACCAAGCGAGTAGGCATCATCACCTGGCACCCGACAGCCCGCAATGTGCTGCTGAGCGCaggtcagcaccccacccccacacGCGCTGCTTGAGACATCCCAGTGGTCCCTCCCAGGACCATCCGACAGAAGTTGAGGGGTGGGGTCCGACCTAGGAGGGTGGGCAAGCCTGGCCTGGCGAGCTGACTGTTCCCACCACCTGCCCACCAGGCTGCGACAACGTGGTGCTCATCTGGAATGTGGGCACAGCGGAGGAGCTGTACCGCCTGGACACCCAGCACCCGGACCTCATCTACAACGTCTGCTGGAACCGCAACGGCAGCCTCTTCTGCTCTGCCTGCAAGGACAAGAGCGTGCGCATCATCGACCCCCGCCGGGGCACCCTGGTGGCAGTATGTAGCCCCGGGGGTGAGGATGGCGGTGGCCAGGCCCAGGGGCCTGATGGGGTGCTGCACTGACCACCTGTGTCCCACCCCCAGGAGCGAGAGAAGGCTCACGAGGGCGCCCGGCCCATGCGGGCCATCTTCCTAGCGGACGGCAAGGTGTTCACCACCGGCTTCAGCCGCATGAGCGAGCGGCAGCTGGCGCTCTGGGACCCAGTGAGTGGCTGTGGCTGGCCCAAGGGGCAGGTTGAGACTGGGTCCTACCTGGGGGCTCCACTGGTTCCCCGCCTGACACTCAGGCCCTCAGGAGCCCCCTGTTCTCTGGCTGTCTTTGACTCTTCCCCCGTTGCCCCCAATCTACCTCTGTGTCTTTGCCCATGCTGTTCCTTTGCTTGCTTGTTACCATCTGGCCCAGCAGAggccccctcctccaggaagccttcccagcTTCTCCCCTGAAGTGCTTTGTCCCACAGCCCTGTGCTTCTGCACTGTGGCCTCTGGGGACCCCCTGAGGTAGGGGCTGGTACTGCCTGGTACCTCCTGGCCCCGTAGGGGGCCCTCTCAGCCCTGGCTCAGTGGTTCTAAGATCTGGAGCAAGCTTGGACAGCCAGCCCTGGTTTGGGCAGGAGCTGGGAGGGCCTGGCAGGGCACACTGGGTGAGCAGAGGCTTAGTGTTGGGAGGGAGCAGCCAGCGTGTTAAGGGCTGACATGTAAGGCTGGCTGGGGCCTGTCCTGACATGGGGGGCTCCCGGCCTGACTGCCCCTCCCGTGTGCCAGGGGAACCTGGAGGAGCCCATGGCCCTGCAGGAGCTGGACTCGAGCAACGGGGCCCTGCTGCCCTTCTATGACCCCGACACCGGTGTGGTCTACGTCTGCGGCaaggtggggctggggctggtcaggggtgggggcaggaacGGAGGGGCTGCCGCATGCTGATGCCCCCCCACTGCAGGGCGACTCCAGCATCCGGTACTTTGAGATCACAGACGAGCCCCCCTACATCCACTTCCTGAATACGTTCACCAGCAAAGAGCCCCAGAGGGGCATGGGCAGCATGCCCAAGAGGGGCCTGGAGGTCAGCAAGTGCGAAATCGCCCGGTAAGAGGGGCACCTGGTAGCTGGGGAGGTAGGGTTCAGCTCAGCTCAGGACCGGGGCAGCCTGGGGGCAGGCCGGGTGAGAGGTCAGCTTGTGGGAGGCGACTTAGGAGCAGGAACAGCCTTCGGAAGGGGCCGGGAGACTCTGGGAGCCGGGAGTCAGGATGCAGCCTGGGAGAGGGGCCTAGGGGTCAGAAATCAGCCCTTAGGAGCTGCCCAGAGATCAGGGGTCAGTCTATGGGAGTGGATGATGGGGGAGGTTGGTAGATCCAGTGGGGCTTCCTCTCCCTTCTCCAGGTTCTATAAACTGCATGAACGCAAGTGCGAGCCCATTGTCATGACTGTGCCAAGAAAGGTGAGGCCACCCCACCCCCTTCTCAAGCAGATGGGTCCACAGGTGGCCTGGGCTGAGGCCTGTGAGTGGGAGGTGCGGCCAGTGGGCGGGCAGATGCCAGCATGCCCTGTGTCCAGCCCAGCGTTTGTGCTGGGTGGGAGGCCAGCAGGGAAGGGAGGTGGGGTAAGCTGAAGGGCCCTGTCCTGGGGGAGCCACAGGAGGGTTGTGGAGGTCATGCCAATCATGGAAGTCTTCCCTTAGGAGGAAGAACCATCCAgtgggggtgggaatggaaagagGGATCGTGAGGGGCGGGGTCTGGCTGGAGGAGAGTCCTGTGGCGGGGAGCTGACCTGCACGTGACCTGTGACCTGGGCGAACTTCCATGAGTCTTGTGCCGGTGTTTACTGAGGGCTTCAGTCAGCGAGCCACGCACCTTCTCAGTGAGCAGATCATGATCGAGGCTGGTGGGGCCTGCCCCGGGAGTTCCTCATCCATGGGACGCACACATGGCTCCCACAAAGCCCTGGAGCTGGCCCTGCAGCCTACAGGGGCAGATGTGTCACAGGCCCTGCTCAGGGAGGCTAGGGGAAATTTGGGGGAACTGTTGGTGATGTCCAGAAGGGAAGTGAAAAGACAGCTGAGCTTTAGAAAGGTTACTGAGGGCCAGGCCATTGTAGGGTGGGTAGGCAGGGTGCCAGCCTGGAGGCCAGGAGACTGGTGAGGAGGTGGCCACCCAGGGTCCCACTGAGAGGAGATAAGGCTGGAGCCAGGACAGGGGCTATGGGTCCAATGGGGGCTGGGGAAGGCACCTGGCCTCAGGGACCATAAGGAGACAGAAGGGGCACAGGGCCCAGTGGCTGAGGTTCCCCTGCCACCCCCAAGATAAGCTCAGGAGAGGTCAGGGCTGGGAGCCAAGACTGCTGCAGCCAGTGTGGTTGGGAAGAGAGCTGCCACTCCCCCACCCAGGGTGGCTGGGCCTCCAGGGACCATGGTGATGGGTGAGTGACAGCATTGGTGGTGGGGGGGGACATGGCTCCCTCCCTGCGGCTCCTTACCCAAGGCTGCAGGACCCCAGCTGATCCTGCCGCCCCCCCGCAGTCCGACCTCTTCCAGGACGATCTATACCCTGATACGGCTGGGCCAGAGGCAGCCCTGGAGGCGGAGGAGTGGGTGAGCGGGCGCGACGCTGAACCCATCCTCATCTCCCTGCGAGAGGCCTACGTGCCCAGCAAACAGCGGGACCTGAAGGTCAGCCGGCGCAACATACTATCCGACAGCCGGCCCGCTGCCACCCCTGCCCGCTCAGGGGCCCCCACACCTGCAGCCACCACTGCTGTGACCGCTGCTAGTGGCAGCCTCACCGGAGCAGCGGTATGTGCCTGCGGTCAGGTGGGGGTAACGGGTGGGCCCTGGGTGCTAGGTGGGTCTGGACCACTGGCTGCCCTCTAGGCCCCAGGCCCTGCCTGGTGGTCGGTTTGAGGAGGGCTGGCCTCTGACCCGCCGGCCCTGCAGGAGGCCTTTAAGCTGGAGGAGGTGATGCAGGAGCTGCGGGCCCTGCGAGCGCTGGTCAAGGAGCAAGGTGAGCGCATCACCCGTCTGGAGGAGCAGCTCTGCCGCCTGGAGAACGGGGACGCTTAGGACTCTCCCCGCCGAGGGACGCCATCCCACCTTCTCCTCTGCCCCCTTCTCACTCAGCTTCTGCTGGCAGGTCACACGGGGCCTCCCTGGCTGCCAGGGCCTCTGAGGCTGGTTTAGGAGCTGTCCCCTGCCCCGGGCCACCCTGTGGGCCCCAGCTGCAGCCCCTGCCTGGCTCTCGTCATTGTTACTGTGGAAGATTTTTGTACCAAGGCAAGCTCACTTGTACTCTGAGGGACCATCTCCTCATCCCTGCCCGGCCCCCCGCCCCTCCCCGGAAGAAGTGGGAGGGATGCGCTCTATATTTTCATTCCAAATAAAGTTCTCTTTCTAAAAGCCAGGTCTGACCTCCTGCTGCAAGGGTGGGGCTGGGAAAGGAAGTCTGGAAACGTGGGGACAGGTGAGGCCCACAGGAATCAGAGACGGGAGATGCACCTGAGGGCCGCACACATTCCCAACAGTTACCTCCCAGAATCCTGCCaggcaggaaactgaggcaggagaCCTGTGGACGCCTCTGAGGCTGTGCCCTGCTCTTGGCTGGGTGCCCAGTTCCTTGTGCCCAGTTCCTCCTTCTGGAGGCCTGGCCACAGGCCCTGTGGCCCTAGCCACAACCTTTGAGGCACATACCGATCAGGTCATTTGTGGATCCAGATGGGCCTTTGGGGCCCCGGGGACCACCATCAGGGTCCTGAGCAGGGAGGGCGGGGCCGGGTGTTTGGGCAGGAAGCGGAAGAGTTGGGGCACCCCTACACACTCTACATCCCGGCGGGGAGAACAAGAGCTCACTTCTCGCTCAACACTGCCAGGGCTGGAGGTGGGCGCCCGGCGCCAAGACAGCCGACCCATGGTGAGCGTGGGAGCCTGCAGGGATCCTGGGGTGTGGGCAGCAAGAGGTCAGGGCCCAACTTTCTGGGCCCCGGGAACTAAGGAAGGTGCCCCATGGGGGCCCAAGGGCAGAAACaggcagggcagaggcagagacctAGGAGGCGAGTGTGGGGCGGAAGCCAGGCCTCCTCCCTCCCGGCTGTGCGTGGCACCCACTTCCCACTCTAGGCCCCGGGATGGGCCTTCTCACCCCTCCCCTTGGGAGCTGAGACTTGGAGACAGTTTCAGCTTGCATCACTGTAGTCGGGGCAGGCAGGGCCCAGGGTGGGGGGGGAGGTTTGCACCCAGCACCCCTCCCCACAACACCCCCACCTGCCTTGTTCCAACCGCAGGCTTCCTCTGGCAGCTGCGTccgccccccagcccccagcGCCCCTGCGCACCGAGGGCCCCGGGGACCTGTAGCTGAACGGAAACGCTGCAGCTGGGGCAGCCCCGTGCCTGGGAGAAAAGGAAGAGGGGCCTTGGGGACCCCCACTCTGGGAGCTAGCTAAGCACGGGTGGAATGGTTTTCTCCGTCCAAGGTCTCAGGAAGAGCACCTAACACTGGCCTGTAgggctccttccttccctccccttcccagcacCCCCCAGGCAGGCAATCTCAACCCAGTCAACCAGTATTTACTGGGCACCTGCTAGGTGCCAGGTGTGGGTGTAGGTgctcagtgaacaaaacagacctgAAACCCGTCTTCCTGCTGGGGGCTCCTTCCTTCCACATTCTGAGAGGGGACGGGAGACAATCGGCAATAGATAAACAGGATGATCTAGTGGGTTAGTGCCGGGGGAGAGAAGAACAGAGCAAGTTAAGGGGCCTGAgggcaggtgggtgggtgggctgcAGACAGAGACCAGGTGAGTAAGGGAGAGCAGGTGAGGCTGCGCCAAGGCAATGTCTGAACCAAACCTTGAAGGAGGTGGTGGGTGGCCTGTGGCTGTCAGGAGAAGTGTCTGGGCAGAGGCACAGCCACAGCAAAGGCGCGGGCAGGAGCAGGTTCAGTGCTGGGACAGTGAGGCGAATGGTAGGAAGGCAGCCAGGGCCTTGTTGGCTGGGGaaggacttgggcttttctgCTTGACTGTCCCCTCTCTGAGACAGGAAAGTGGCAGGTCACCCAGACAGCCCATGGCTTGGTCCCCACCCCAAGTGATGAGACCCCCTGTCTCCACAGGCTCTGCCCGGCGCCCTGGGGCTCGGGACCCTGCTGGCCCTGCCGGGGGCACTGGCCTCAGGCGACAGCACAGAGGATGTGTCAGGCTCCAGCTCTGTCACCATCGtcttgctgctgctgctactcctGCTGCTGGTCACTGCCCTGGCACTGGCCTGGCGCCGCCTCAGCCGTGACTCAGGGGGCTACTACCACCCGGCCCGCCTGGGGGCTGCGCTGTGGGGCCACACGCGTCACCTGCTGTGGGCCAGCCCCCCAGGTCGCTGGCTTCGGGCCCGGGCTGAGCAGGGGTCCCTGGACAATGACCCCGAGCAGCAGGAGGATGAGGAAGACGCCGAAGACTACATCATGGATGGCGGCCTAGGGGTGGCCGGACCCCAGGAAGAGCAGCAGCTGTTTGGAGGGGGGCCCAGCCCAGGGCAGGCCCCAGAGAGGGCGGAGGAGGCCCATGACGGCGATGCCGAGGGGTGCCTGGGCATCCAGGGGCCGGTGGGCTCGGGAGGCAGCGCCGAGGCCCTGCTCAGTGACCTCCACGCCTTTGCTGGCAGCGCAGCCTGGGACGACAGCGCTAGGGCAACTGGGGGCCAGGGCCCCCACGTCACCGCACTCTAGGGGCCAGGCTTTGTCCCCATCACACCCAAGCTGCCACACCTGGACACAGCCTGCCCTGGACCCACGTCACCCACACCCCGCAAGGACTCTAATGCCCCCTACAAGTTCCTGTCCCCATTCCCCCACTCCCCATCCCCAGGATAAGAGAACAGCCTTTAGAAATAAAACTCTCGTTTCCAGCCCAAGGTGCTGTGGTCCTGTGGCCACCCCTCCAACCCCCAGCAGGGGCTCCTCCTGGCACAACCCTGCCCACTTCTGCCCGTGTCCAAAGGAAGAGCCAGGTCAGTGCCATGATTCATACTTTAATTCCCCAGGGGCACAGCTTCGCCCAGATGGGCAGCAGTCCATCCCCGCAGCTGTGGCCTGTGGCCTGTGGCCCTCCACACTCATGATTCAGGAGCCACCACCACCCTGACAAAGACACACACTCTCACCTGCACTTACTCCCCTCCGCCAGACATGCCCTAGGTCTCAGCAACTGGCCCAGAGTTCCGCTGCCCTCAGAGCCTGCAGGGAGGGgcctccccaccctccctcctagCGCCCAGAGTGCCCACGGCCCCTCTTGGACTTCTTGGTTCCTGAGGGGGGACGGATAGGGAGGGGGGCAGTGCtcgagggtggtggtggtggtggcaggagtGGAGGTAGAGTTGGCTCCATGGGCTCCGGTGGGCCAGGGCTGGGCCGGAACCCCTCAAAGGGGGAGAACTTCAGGGGGCTGCAGGGGAAATCAAGGCAGAGTCAGAGCCCCACAGGCCCAGGCAGGGGCCTGCTGGCCCGGGGTCAGAGAGGGCAGACTTCCCTACCCATTCTGGGTACACAGCTGTAAGGCTCCCACACTGCAGGGACTGAGGCCTCCaggcacagatgaggaaaccaaggccacGGGCAGTAGCCCAGCGGCTCATGGTAGAGCCAAAGCTAGCCATGGCCTCCTGCCCACCAGCGCCCCCACCCCAGTGGCATGACCCTCTGCGTGCAGTACCTGATGGGGGTCCGGGGGCTGCTGTTGAGCCGCCTGGGGGAGCGCAGCTTGGGCTGGAAGGAGAAGCCCTCCTTGATGCTGTCCAGGACGGAAGGTGCCACGTACGTGAAGCCCTGGGGCAGAGGCCGGGCTGGCTCAGTGTCCCGCCTTCAGCCATGATCCCTGCCTGGTCCTCATCAGCCTCAGGCCCCCAGGACTCACCAGGAAAGCCTGGTTGGCACTCTCACTGAGGGCTGAGTCGTCAGGACTGTCCACTGGCGTCTGCCGCGTGAAACGGGTGTCAAACTGACTCACATCCTCCTCTGACTGCTGTGGGCCGACCACGGGGGCAGGGGTCAGGGGTCTCCGAGACAAGGGTCCTCAGCCTGCCCCTGGGCTCCCCACTCACCAGACAGGGCCTGAAGGGAGGGTCCACACGGCGGGCTAGGAGGTCGTCCCAGTGGATGTGCCGGAAGAAGGGGTGCCTCTGTGGGTGGAGTGACCCCAGATACACCAATAGGTCAGGCTCCTGGCTCCCTCAGTAACTTGCTGCCCTCAGTACCACAGCACCCCAGCACCCCAGCACCCTTGGAGACAGCCCTGCCCCCTTATGGTGGTCCCAGGCCCACCTGCACGTCAGCGCCATCCCCTGGGCCACCCCCAATCCGCTGGCTGGGATTCCGCTTCAGAAACTAGGGAACAAGGGCAGAGGGTGACGGCCAAGGCGAGGTGGTGTGCTCCCCCCATTCCCAGGGACTGgcaagggaggaggagggggagggtagGGAAAGCTCAGCGGCCCCTTCTCCAAGAAGCCTTCTCACCACCCCAGAGCACTTTACTGGAATTCCAGCTCCACACCTGGACAGAGCACCTACTGGGTGAGCCTCCCCTGTATACTGCCAAGAGCTGCTTTTTGGGGGATGTCTTAGGATGAATGAGTAGTGAGCTCCTTGTGAGTGCTATGCTGATTGGGCTTAGACGAGGGCCCATCCAGGGTCAGCAGCCAGTCCGGTCAGAGCTGTGCAAGAGGAGTGCCCGTCCACTCCCCAAGGGAGACCACAGCCAAGCAGGGGCAGCGCCAGCTCCCCCACAACCAGAGACTAAGGAAGCCACACACAGCAACAGGCAGGGAGAAGTGGCGGGGCCCTGACCAGAGGCAGGAGGCAGTCCCACCTTTTTGACGAGGTCCCGGGCGTCTGGGGTGAGGTAGGGGGGCAGCACTAGCTTCCCCTTGACGATCTTGTCCATGGTTTTCTTCCGGTTCTCTGCGGTGAAGGGTGGCTGGAGGAGGCAGAAGGTGAGAGGGGCCTTGTGGGCCTCCCACCAGGCCCTGCCGCTGCCCGTGCCCTGGGATGGGGGGGGGTCTCCTCCCGCTCCCCCCAACCATGAAGGGGCTGGACTTGCCGATCCAGTGAGCATGTCGTACATCAGGGCCCCCAGGCTCCACCAGTCCACCGCTCGGTTGTGGCCACTGCGTACCAGAATCTCTGGGGCCCTGGGCCAGGTGGAACCCTCAGTCAGGCCAGGCCCCTCTGGCTGTCCCCCTGGCCCCTGGAACTAGCCAGCGGCTGCTTACATGTACTCGATGGTGCCACAGAAGGTGTGGGTGACAGCACCCTCATGAATCGACTCCTTGCAGAGTCCAAAGTCTGTCAGCTTGATGTGCCCTGAGGAAGCAGATGGAGGGAGGGTCGGGCCAGCCTTCCCAACCTGGCCC from the Loxodonta africana isolate mLoxAfr1 chromosome 7, mLoxAfr1.hap2, whole genome shotgun sequence genome contains:
- the RPS6KB2 gene encoding ribosomal protein S6 kinase beta-2 isoform X2, with protein sequence MAAVFDLDLETEEGSEGEGEPELSPADVCPLAELRSAGLEPVGHYEEVELTETSVNPGPERIGPHCFELLRVLGKGGYGKVFQVRKVQGTNLGKIYAMKVLRKAKIVRNAKDTAHTRAERNILESVKHPFIVELVYAFQTGGKLYLILECLSGGELFTHLEREGIFLEDTACFYLAEITLALGHLHSQGIIYRDLKPENIMLNSQGHIKLTDFGLCKESIHEGAVTHTFCGTIEYMAPEILVRSGHNRAVDWWSLGALMYDMLTGSPPFTAENRKKTMDKIVKGKLVLPPYLTPDARDLVKKFLKRNPSQRIGGGPGDGADVQRHPFFRHIHWDDLLARRVDPPFRPCLTPVDSPDDSALSESANQAFLGFTYVAPSVLDSIKEGFSFQPKLRSPRRLNSSPRTPISPLKFSPFEGFRPSPGPPEPMEPTLPPLLPPPPPPSSTAPLPIRPPSGTKKSKRGRGHSGR
- the CORO1B gene encoding coronin-1B yields the protein MSFRKVVRQSKFRHVFGQPVKNDQCYEDIRVSRVTWDSTFCAVNPRFLAVIVEASGGGAFLVLPLGKTGRIDKAYPTVCGHTGPVLDIDWCPHNDEVIASGSEDCTVMVWQIPENGLSSPLTEPVVVLEGHTKRVGIITWHPTARNVLLSAGCDNVVLIWNVGTAEELYRLDTQHPDLIYNVCWNRNGSLFCSACKDKSVRIIDPRRGTLVAEREKAHEGARPMRAIFLADGKVFTTGFSRMSERQLALWDPGNLEEPMALQELDSSNGALLPFYDPDTGVVYVCGKGDSSIRYFEITDEPPYIHFLNTFTSKEPQRGMGSMPKRGLEVSKCEIARFYKLHERKCEPIVMTVPRKSDLFQDDLYPDTAGPEAALEAEEWVSGRDAEPILISLREAYVPSKQRDLKVSRRNILSDSRPAATPARSGAPTPAATTAVTAASGSLTGAAEAFKLEEVMQELRALRALVKEQGERITRLEEQLCRLENGDA
- the RPS6KB2 gene encoding ribosomal protein S6 kinase beta-2 isoform X1, producing MAAVFDLDLETEEGSEGEGEPELSPADVCPLAELRSAGLEPVGHYEEVELTETSVNPGPERIGPHCFELLRVLGKGGYGKVFQVRKVQGTNLGKIYAMKVLRKAKIVRNAKDTAHTRAERNILESVKHPFIVELVYAFQTGGKLYLILECLSGGELFTHLEREGIFLEDTACFYLAEITLALGHLHSQGIIYRDLKPENIMLNSQGHIKLTDFGLCKESIHEGAVTHTFCGTIEYMAPEILVRSGHNRAVDWWSLGALMYDMLTGSPPFTAENRKKTMDKIVKGKLVLPPYLTPDARDLVKKFLKRNPSQRIGGGPGDGADVQRHPFFRHIHWDDLLARRVDPPFRPCLQSEEDVSQFDTRFTRQTPVDSPDDSALSESANQAFLGFTYVAPSVLDSIKEGFSFQPKLRSPRRLNSSPRTPISPLKFSPFEGFRPSPGPPEPMEPTLPPLLPPPPPPSSTAPLPIRPPSGTKKSKRGRGHSGR
- the PTPRCAP gene encoding protein tyrosine phosphatase receptor type C-associated protein — its product is MALPGALGLGTLLALPGALASGDSTEDVSGSSSVTIVLLLLLLLLLVTALALAWRRLSRDSGGYYHPARLGAALWGHTRHLLWASPPGRWLRARAEQGSLDNDPEQQEDEEDAEDYIMDGGLGVAGPQEEQQLFGGGPSPGQAPERAEEAHDGDAEGCLGIQGPVGSGGSAEALLSDLHAFAGSAAWDDSARATGGQGPHVTAL
- the RPS6KB2 gene encoding ribosomal protein S6 kinase beta-2 isoform X3 — protein: MAAVFDLDLETEEGSEGEGEPELSPADVCPLAELRSAGLEPVGHYEEVELTETSVNPGPERIGPHCFELLRVLGKGGYGKVFQVRKVQGTNLGKIYAMKVLRKAASSSHIWSEKASSWRTQLGHIKLTDFGLCKESIHEGAVTHTFCGTIEYMAPEILVRSGHNRAVDWWSLGALMYDMLTGSPPFTAENRKKTMDKIVKGKLVLPPYLTPDARDLVKKFLKRNPSQRIGGGPGDGADVQRHPFFRHIHWDDLLARRVDPPFRPCLQSEEDVSQFDTRFTRQTPVDSPDDSALSESANQAFLGFTYVAPSVLDSIKEGFSFQPKLRSPRRLNSSPRTPISPLKFSPFEGFRPSPGPPEPMEPTLPPLLPPPPPPSSTAPLPIRPPSGTKKSKRGRGHSGR